The genomic window CAGGCACCGTCTTGTCGCCGTCCTGCTCTGGCTGCTCGCGCTCGGCGGCGCCTCGGTCTCGGCCACCCTCGCGGGTAGCGCGTACTCCAACGACTACGAGATCCCCGGCACCGAATCGGGTCGCGCCGCCCAACTCCTCCAGGAGGGCTTCCCCGGGCAGGGCGGAGCCGACGGCACCGTCGTCTGGCACGCGACCCACGGCGGTGTCCGGGCCGCCGCCGTCGAGAAGCGCATGGTGAGAGCGCTCGACGAGATCGCCCGGCTGGACGGGGTCGCCTCGGTCACGGGTCCGTACGACGCGAGTGGCGCCGAAGTCGGCAGCGGGGCCGGCCGCGAAGGGGCGAGTGGGTCGGGCAAGTCCAGCAAAGCGGCAAAGGCAGCCGAGTCGGTCAAGGAAGCCAAGGAAGCCAAGGAAGCCAAGGAAGCCAAGGAAGCCAAGGAAGCCAAGGAAGCCAAGGAAGCCAAGGCGGCCAAGGCGGCCAAAGAAGGCAAATCCGGTAAGTCCGGCAAGTCTGATGAAAAGGGTGAGGCGGGTACATCCGACTCCGGCAAGGACCGTGAGACCGCGTCCCGTTCGACCAGTGAGCCCGGGCAGACCGGCGAGCCCGGGCGGATCAGCGAGGACGGGCGCACCGCCTACGCCACCGTCATCTTCGACAAGCAGACCGACGCCCTGCCCGTGAGTCAGGTGCAGGCCGTCGTGGACACCGCCAAGTCCGCCGGGAACGACACGCTCCGGGTCGAACTCGGCGGCAGCGCCGTCGCGCTGACCGAAGCGCCCTCCGGCCACGCCGCCGAGATCGTCGGAGTGGCCGTCGCCGCCGTCGTCCTCTTCCTCGCCTTCGGCTCGCTCGCCGCCAGCCTCCTGCCCATCGCCACCGCCCTGGTCGGTGTCGGCACGGCGTACGCGGGCATCGCCCTCCTCGGGCATGTCATGGACGTCGCCGACTTCGCCCCCATGCTGGGTCTGCTGATCGGTCTCGGTGTCGGCATCGACTACGCGCTGTTCATCGTCACCCGGCACCGCAAGGGCCTCAGACGCGGACTGACCGTGGCCGAAGCCGCCGAGGAGGCCGTCGCGACCACCGGACGAGCCGTCGTCTTCGCCGGAGCGACCGTCTGCATCGCCCTGCTCGGCATGCTGATCCTGCGGCTCTCCTTCCTCAACGGAGTGGCGATCGCGGCCTGTCTCACCGTCGTCCTCACCGTCGCCGCCTCCGTGACCCTGCTGCCCGCGCTGCTCTCCCTCATCGGGATGCGGGCGCTGAGCCGGCCCGAGCGGCGCCGGCTCGCCCGGCGCGGACCCCGGCCCGAGCTGCCGACCGGGTTCGCCGCGCGCTGGTCCGCCTTCGTCGAGCACCACCCGAAGGCGCTGGGCGCGGTCGCGGCCGTGGTGATGCTGGTGCTCGCCGTCCCCACCCTCTCGCTCCATCTCGGCACCTCGGACCAGGGCAACGGCCCGGCGTCCAGCACGACGCGTGCGGCCTACGACCTGATCGCCGAGGGCTTCGGGCCCGGGGTCAACGGCCCGCTGGCCCTCGTGGCCGAGCTCGACGGCGCCGACGACCGGCTGGCGCTCGACGGGCTGCCCGCCACGCTCCGGGACACCTCGGGCATCGCCTCCGTCGGGCCCGTGACGTACAACGGCAGCACCGACACCGCCGTGCTCACCGTCGTCCCCGAGTCGTCGCCCCAGTCGGAGCGGACCAGCGCACTGGTCGACCGGCTGCGCGAGACCGTCCTGCCGGCGGCCGAGAGCGGCACCTCGCTGGAGGTCCACGTCGGCGGCGTGACCGCCGGCTACGACGACTTCGCCGAGGTCATCGTCGGCAAACTGCCGCTCTTCGCGGGCGTCGTCATCGCGCTCGGCAGCCTGCTCCTGCTGCTCGCCTTCCGCTCCGTCGGCATCCCCCTCAAGGCCGCCCTGATGAACGTGGCCGCCGTCGCCTCGGCCTTCGGCGTCGTGGTGGCGATCTTCCAGTGGGGCTGGGGCAGTGAGCTGCTCGGCCTGGGCAGCGCCGGGCCGATAGAGCCCTTCCTGCCCGTGATCATGATCTCCGTGCTCTTCGGGCTGTCCATGGACTACCAGGTCTTCCTCGTCAGCCGGATGTACGAGGAGTGGCTGGAGACCGGGGACAACAGGCGGGCCGTGCGGGTCGGCCTCGCCGAGACCAGCCGCGTGATCAACTCGGCGGCGATCATCATGATCTCCGTGTTCCTCGCGTTCGTGCTCAGCGGCGACCGGGTCATCGCAATGTTCGGCATCGGCCTCGCCGCGGCCGTCGCACTGGACGCCTTTGTGCTCCGTACGCTCCTCGTGCCCGCGCTGATGCACCTGCTGGGCGGCGCCAACTGGTGGCTGCCGGGATGGCTGGACCGGCGCCTGCCGCGCATCAGCATCGAAACTCCCGCGAACAGGGAGAGTCCGCGTGCGAGGATCCCGGACATGCGCATGAGCGAGGACAGCCCGCTCGCGCGGTAGCCCGGACGCATCGACGAAGAAGCGACAAGGAGCGGGATGTTCTCCATACCCCTGGGAGACGGCGCCGAACTGCAGAACCTCGAACCGTGGCAGAGCGAGGAGTTCCGCGCCCATGTCGAGCGTGCGCGCGAGTACGCCGGTCCGTGGGTGCCCTTCACGGTGACGGTCACCGACACCGGGACCGCCCGCACCTTCCTCCAGAACTACGCCGACAAGCAGGCCGCGGACACGGGCCGGCTCCACGGCATCCGGCTCGACGGCACCCTCGTCGGCGGCGTGCTCTTCCGGATCTTCGACACCCAGAACGAGTACTGCGAGGTCGGCGTCTGGCTGGAGCCCTCCGCGGCCGGCCGCGGACTCATCACCAAGGCCGTCACGCACCTCATCGACTGGGCGGTCGACGAGCGCGGCATGCACCGCGTCGAATGGCTCGCCTCCTCCGCCAACCACCGCTCCATCGGCGTCGCCAAGCGGCTCGGCTTCACCCTCGACGGCGTCCTGCGCGAGAGCTTCCCCTGGCAGGGCGTCCGCCACGACATGGAGGTCTGGTCCGTGCTCGCCCCCGAGTGGCGCGAACGGCGCGCGGCGGGGCGCGACGACCACAGGACGGCCCGGGCCGACGGCAGCAGCTGACCCCTGAGGCGGGGCCTTAGGGCGGACCGGCGCCCCGGGACACCGCACCTAAGGCCCCCGGGCCGCGAAGATGCGGCACTCTCCCGATGCGGGTGCACCCCCTGGGAGACGAGAGTCGAGGCATCGCAGAACGCGAGGCTCACACGAGCCGCCGACACCTCGCCCCAGGGAGAACCCCATGTTCGCGTACGAACTCCACCAGGTGATGCAGGCCGAACTGATCCGCCGCGCGGACGCCGAGCGGCTGCTCCGCGAGGCGCGCCAGGCCCGCCGGGCCGCCCGGCTGTCCGCCCGCGGGTCCGCCGAGAACGATCCCGAAAGGCGGGTGAGTACCCGGAGCCGGTTCGCGCGTGCCGCCTGACCGCGCGGCCATGACGACCGGTCCGATATCCGGTGCCGCTGCCTCGGACGGCTGTGCGATGCTCAACGGCGTGGAGACCAGGTCTGTCAGCCCCGTGTTCGTCGGCCGCGCCGGCGAACTGACCGTGCTCGCCGATGCGCTCTCCCGCGCCACCGCGGGAGAGCCTCAGGCGTTTCTCGTCGCGGGCGAGGCCGGCGTGGGCAAGACCCGGCTCATCGAGGAGTTCCGCGACGAGGCGTGCGGCAAGGACGCCGTCGTCGCCCTGGGCGGTTGCGTGGAGATCGGGGCGGACGGGCTGCCCTTCGCCCCCTTCTCCACCGCCCTGCGCAGCCTGCGCCGATCGCTCCCGGACGAGTTCGCCGCGGCGGCGGCCGGGCGCGAGGAGGAGCTCGCCAGGCTGCTGCCCGATCTGGGCGGGGCGGCGCGCCGGCAGGACCGGCACGACGAAGAGGCCATGGCCCGGCTCTTCGAGCTCACCGTCCGCCTGCTCGAACGCCTGGCGGCCGACCGCACGGTCGTCCTCGTGCTGGAGGATCTGCACTGGGCCGACGCCTCCACCCGCCATCTCCTCGCCTACCTCTTCCGCACCCTGCGCCGCGGTCGTCTCGTCGTCATCGCCACCTACCGCGCCGACGACATCCACCGCCGCCACCCGCTGCGGCCCCTCCTCGCCGAACTCGACCGGCTGCGCACCGTCCAGCGCATCGAGCTGCCCCGCTTCAGCCGCGACGAGGTCGCCCGGCAGATGGCCGGCATCCTCGCCACCGAGCCCGCCCCCTCCCTCGTCGACGACATCTTCGAACGCTCCGACGGCAACGCCTTCTTCGTCGAGGAGCTCTCCGTCGCCTCCTACGAGGGCTGCTGCACCGGACTGACCGACTCCCTCCGCGACCTCCTGCTCGTCCGCGTCGAAGGGCTTCCCGAACACGCCCAGCGCGTCGCCCGGATCGTCGCCGAAGGCGGCTCCACCGTCGAATACCCGCTGCTGGCCGCCGTCGTGGGCCTCGGCGAGGACGAACTGATCGAAGCGCTCAGGGCCGCCGTGGGAGCCAACATCCTGCTCGCCACGCCCGACGGGGACGGCTACCGCTTCCGCCACTCGCTCGTGCGCGAAGCCGTCAGCGACGACCTGCTGCCCGGCGAGCGCTCCCGCCTCAACCGCCGCTACGCCGAGGCCCTGGAGGCCGGCCCCGGACTCGTCCCGGCCGACCAGCGCGCCGCGCGCCTCGCCAGCTACTGGTACCACGCCCACGCCGCGGCCAAGGCGCTCCCCGCCGTGCTCCACGCCTCCGTCGAGGCCCGCCGCCGGCACGCCTACTCCGAGCAACTCCGCCTGCTGGAACGGGCGATGGAGCTGTGGGACGACGTCCCCGAGGACGTGCGCGACGGACTCCGGCCCGTCGACTACGCCGAGGTCTACCCGCCCTGCGGCTGCGACCCGGCCACCACGCCGCTGCGGTACCTCGACCTCATGGCCGAGGCGGCCGTCGCCGGCCGGCTCTGCGCCGAGCGGGACCGCGCCCTGAAGATCATCAAACGGGCGCTGCGGCTGCTGGAGGACGAGAAGGATCCGCTGCGCTCCGCCTGGTTCTGGGTCCAGCGCTCCCGGCTGGTGCAGACCCAGGGCCGGGGCGACGGCTGGACGGAACTGGCCACCGCCCAGGACCTGGTCCGCGGGCTGCCGCCGTCCGAGGTGCACGCCGAGGTACTCGCCGGCGTCGCCGGCTGGTGCATGCTCCACGAGCCCGGCCCCGACGCCCTCGCCGCGGCGGAACGCGCCGTCGAGTACGCCCGCATGGTCGGCGCCCGTGAGATCGAGATGAACGCCCGCATCACCCTCGGCGGCCTGATGGTCGACGCGGGCGATGTCGAGGCCGGACTCGCCGAGATGTACGAGGTCAGGGACCGCGTCCGCGAACTGGGCGTCGCCCCCGTGGTCGGCCGCAGCCATGTGAACCTCCCCTCCGCCCTGGAAGGCGTCGGCCGCTCCGCGGAAGCCGTGCACATCCTCGAAGAGGGCCTCGCCCTGTGCAGGAAGTACGGTCTGCTGGACTCCGAAGCCTGGGTCTGGGGCAACCTGTCCGAATCGCTCTACGCTCTCGGGCGCTGGGACGAGGCCGCGGAGGCGGCGGGCCATGCCGAGCGCGTCGGGCACAGCGCCAAACCGCGCGGCGGCGGAGCCGCCCGGCTCGCGTATCTGGCGCTCGCCCGGGGCGACATGGACGAGGCGGCCCGCCGGCTCGCCGACGCCCATGACCACTACGGCAGCCACGATCCCATGCCGCAGCAGTCCCTCCCGCTGGCCCGCATCGCCATCGGCGTCGCCGCGGGCGAGGGACGCGTCCTGGACGCCCGCGGCGAACTGGAGCGGGCCCTCGGCACCGGGCTCCCGCCAGGTGTCCAGCGCTACGCCTGGCCGCTGCTGCTCGCCGCCGCGACCACCGAGGCCGATGCCCGCGGGCTGCCCACCGCCGATCCGGGCCGCGCCGAAGCGCTCGCCCGCATCCGCGGGGCCGCCAAGACGCTCGCCACCCCCGCGCCGGTCTGGACCGCCTACGAGCAGTGGCTGCGCGCCGAGCTGCTCCGCGCCGACCGACGGGACACGCCGGAGGACTGGGCAGCGGTGATGGACGCCTTCGCCACGGTCGACCGCCCCTACGACGTGGCCCGTGTCCGCCATCGCACGGCCGAGTCGCTGCTGGCCGCCGGGGAGCGTGACCGAGCGGCCGAGCTGCTGCGCCCGGCCCACGCGACCGCCGAGCGCCTCGGCGCCCGTCCGCTCGCCGAAGCCGTCACCCAGCTCGCCCAGCGCGCCCGACTCAGGCTCACCGGCCCGGACCCCGCGGCCGCCCCGGCCGCCGTGCCCGCGCCCGCCGAGGAACTCGGGCTGACCCCTCGCGAACAGGACGTCCTGCGCCTGGTCGCGGCAGGCCGGACCAACCGCCAGATCGCCGAGGAGCTCTACATCTCACCCAAGACCGCGAGCGTGCATGTCTCCAACATCCTGGCCAAGCTGGGGGTCACCGGCCGAGGCGAAGCCGCCGCCCTCGCCCACCGTCTCCGGCTCTTCCCCGTGACGGCCTGAGCCCATCACGCGGCAGCCTCCACCTGCCGGCGGTCCCCGCCGCCCACCGGGGCGCCCGCCCGACGACGCCGGGGCCCCGCCGGCGTCGAGTCACGCCGCCTTGGCCCCTGGCCTCTCGGGATCAGCCCGGCCTCTCGGGACCAGCCCGGGTCTCCTGGCCAGTCCGGACCCTCGGGACCAGCCCGGCCTTTCCGGGCTTGCCGGGCCCTCCGGGCCAGCCCGGTCTCTCCCGACTCGCCTGGCTCTCCGGACCAGCCGGCCTTTCCGGGCCTGCCTGGCTTTCCGGGCCAGCCCGGCCTCTCCGGGCCAGCCCGGCTCTCAGGACCAGCCGGCCTCTCGGCACCAGCCCGGTTTCCGGGCCTGCCTGGCTCTCCGGACTCGCCTTGCTCTCCGGAGCAGCCCCCCGCCTGTCAGACCCCCGGTGCCTCGGGCTCCGGGCGCCGGGTGCGTATGACGACCTTCCCGGACGCCAGGTCTATCTCGCCGTGGCCGGGATCGCCGTCGCCGACGTCCACACGCGTGAGCTGAAGCCGGTTGCGCTCGTCCTCGGTGTGCTTGCGGCTGGGCGCGAAGAGGTCCTCGATCATGTTGAACACAAGCCGCCCACCTCTCACTGCACCTCCAGCCGGAGGATCTTGTCGTCCCCGGCCTCGGGCGTACCTCTGGTGTCCGTCTCGCTGGTGACCAGCCAGACGCCGCTGCCGCCGTCCGCCCCGCCGACCGGCAGGACCGTGCGGAGGCGGCCGTGATCTCCCTCGAGGAACGCCTGGGGCTCCGCGGAAGGTTCCCGGCCCGCCAGCGGGATCCGCCACAGGCGCTCGCCCCTCAGGCCCGCCATCCAGATCGAGCCCTTGGCGTAGGCGATCCCGCTCGGTGACGCCTCCGCGGTCCGCCACTGGGCCACCGGGTCCACGAAGCCGGAACCGCCGCCCGTGCCCTCCACCTCGGGCCAGCCGTAGTTCTTGCCCGGCTCGATGAGGTTCAGCTCGTCCCAGGTGTCCTGACCGAACTCGGCGGCCCACAGCCGCTTCTCGGCGTCCCAGGCCAGGCCCTGCACATTGCGGTGGCCGTACGAATACACCACGGAGTCCGCCGAGGGGTTCCCGTGCGCCGGCCGGCCGTCCGGGGTCATCCTGAGGATCTTGCCGCCGAGCGACTCCTTGTCCTGGGCGAGCCCTCTGTCACCCGTCTCGCCCGTCCCCGCGTAGAGCATCCGGTCCGGGCCGAAGGCGATCCGGCCGCCGTTGTGGATGAAGCCCTTCGGGATGCCGCGCAGGATCGTGTCCGGAGCGCCGAGCTGCTGCCCGGCCGGCTTCCTCTCGTCGTACAGCATGCGGGCGATGCGGTTGTCCGACTCCGTCGTGAAGTACGCGTAGACAAGGCGGTCCGAGGCGAAGGACGGGGAGACGGCCAGGCCCATCAGCCCGCCTTCGCCGGCCGGGGAGACGCCGGGGACGGAACCGATCTCCGTCTTCCTGCCGCTCGCGGTGTCGATGCGGGTGATCGTGCCCTCGTCCCGGGAGGACACCAGCAGATCGCCGTCCGGCAGGGCGGCCAGGCCCCACGGCGACTTCAGGTCCTCGGACAGCGTCGACGCCACCTTCACCGACCCCTTGGCCGGCGGGGTCTCCTCCGCCGGCGGGCCGCCCGTGCCGGACGGCGAGACGGGGCTGGTCGGCGCCCCCTGGCGTCCGCCCGCCTGGTCCGCCGCCCCGTCGCCGCCGGACGAGCAACCGGATGCGAGCAGCAGGGCGGCGGCAGCCAGCACGGCCGTCACAGATGGTCGTTGCACGGGTCTGATCCCTTCGCCGGGTGAGCGGGCCACGTGAGCCGGATGAGCCCCACGTCCACTGTTCATACACCGCAGCCCCGCCCGAGGTTCCCGATCCCCGCGGACCGCTCAGTCCCAGGATCCCCTGGCCGGCGGCAGTCCCGCGAGCTCGGCGAGGTCCCGCGCGGTCAGCGCGAGCCCCGCGGCCGCCGCGTTCTCCACGGCCCAGCACTCCCGCTTGGCACCCGGCACCGGCACCACGTGCCGGCCCTGCGCCAGCACCCACGCCAGCGCCACCTGCGCCGGAGTCGCATCCGGACCATGCCGCTCCGCGACCCGCCGCAACCCCGCCACCAGCGGCTGGTTCGACGCCATCATCTCCGCCGTGAAGCGCGGATGCCGCGCCCGCAGATCGTCCGGCTCGAAGCCCTCGCCCGGCGTCAGCGTGCCCGTCAGAAAGCCGTTGCCGAGCGGCATCGCCGCCAGGAAGCCCACTCCGCGCGCCTCGCACCACGGCAGCAGCCGCGAGAGCGCCTCCGGCGACCACACCGACAGCTCCGCCTCCACCGCGCTCACCGGGAACACCTGCTGCACCCGGGCGAGTTGGCGGATCGTTCCCTCGTACAGCCCCGCGCCCGGTCTCCGCGAGGCTCGCGCCCCCACCGCGCAGAGCCCCAGCGCCCGGACCTTGCCCGCGGACACGAGCTCGGCCATCGCGCCCCAGGTCTCCTCCACCGGCACCTCCGGGTCCGCGCGGTGCAGCTGGTAGAGGTCGATCACATCGGTCCCGAGCCGCCGCAGCGACGCGTCGCAGGCCCGCCGCACGTATCCCGGCCGCCCGTTGGCGACGATGTGCTGATCGCCGACGAGCAGCCCGACCTTGGTCGAGACGAAGGCGTCGGCCCGCCGCTCCTTCAGTACGCGTCCGAGAAGCAGCTCGTTGGTGAACGGGCCGTACATGTCGGCCGTGTCGAGCAGACTCACACCGGCGTCGAGCGCCGCGTGCACCGTGCGCAGCGAGCGGTCACCACGCTGCTGCGAACTGGTGTACGCCCAGCTCATCGGCATACAGCCGAGGCCGATCGCGCCCACCCCGAGCGCCGCCGCACCGATTGTCCTGCGCTCCACCTGCCCGTACCCCTCCCTGTGCCGTCCCCAAAACTAACCTCTGCCTTCTGCCGCACTTCGCATAGCCTCCTGACCATGACTGCTGCAGACGTATGGCTCCCCATCCCGGCCGACGAGATCGACGGGCTCCCCGAGCCCGCCGCGTCGGGGCTCAACTACCGCTTCTGGGACGGCGGCGACGACCTTCCGGCCGACCCCGCCGACTGCGCCTTCTACGTCGTGCCGTACATGAAGGGCACGGAGATCGCGGTACGCCCGCTGGCCGCCATGGCGTCGGTGCAGGTCGTCCAGACGCTCTCGGCCGGGATCGACCACGTGCAGCCCGGCCTCGGCTCGCTGCACCCCGGCGTACGCCTGTGCAACGCCCGGGGAGTCCACGAAGCCAGCACCGCCGAGCTCACCCTTGCCCTGATCCTCGCCTCGCTGCGCGGCATTCCCCGCTTCGTCGAGGGCCAGCGGCAGGAGGAGTGGCGCGCCGGCTTCTATCCGGCGCTCGCCGACAAGTCGGTCCTCATCGTCGGCTACGGCTCGATCGGCGCCGCGATCGAGGACCGGCTCACGCCCTTCGAGTGCGCGCGGGTGGCGCGCGTCGCGCGCTCGGCCCGCACCACGGAGCGCGGTGAGGTGCATCAGCTCTCCCAACTCCCGGATCTGCTCCCCGAGGCGGACGTGGTCATCCTCTCCACCCCGCTCACCCCCGCCACCCACCATCTGGCCAACGCCGGCTTCCTGGCGCGGATGAAGGACGGGGCGCTGCTGGTGAACGTCGCCCGCGGACCGGTCGTCGACACGAAGGCGCTGCTCGCGGAGGTGGAGAGCGGCCGCATCACCGCCGCGCTCGATGTCACCGACCCCGAGCCGCTGCCCGCCGGGCACCCCCTGTGGCACGCTCCCGGCGTGCTGATCAGCCCTCATGTCGGGGGCTCCACCTCGGCGTTCCTGCCCCGTGCCAAGCGGCTGCTCGCCGGGCAGCTCACCAGGTTCGCGGCGGGGGAGGCGTTGCGCAACGTGGTCCACACGACGGAGTAATCGCCTCTTCGCGGTGGACGTCCGCCCCTTGTGCGCGGACACTCAGTGGAGTCGTCCGGATGCACGGCGTGCCTGCAATGCGCCCGTTGGTCACGGAGCGTAGAGAACCCCTGTCCCTGAGTGACGGGACTGGTGTATCGTCCCGAGTTGGGGGCTGCGTCGTACACGGGACGGCGCTGCGGCGCGACGAGACTTCGAGGGGGGCGACGGGCGATGCACGGCCAATGGACCAACGATCCGACGCGGCAGAGGTGCCGCCGACCAGTCCCGCGTGCTCCGAGGCGTGCCCTGAAGCGCCGTCTCCCGAGGAGGAGCCGGCTGAAAGCGCTGTCAGGGGAGGCGCGGTGAGCACCTCGGGCGTCCTCCTCACCCGGCCGCCGGTCTCCGAGAGCGGGACGGGCAGGCTTCCCCAGGTGCTGCTCGGTCTCGCCAGCGGAGGCTATGCGCTCGGTGCCGCCTTCGGCTGGGGCTCCGAGCAACTCGCACTGATCATGGGCGACTTCGGGCTCAGCTTCGCCGCCCTGCTCGCCTCGGTCTCCTGCTTCCTCTTCGCCCGCAGACGCGGCAGCCGTTTTCGGCCCGCCTGGGTCCTGTTCGCCATCTCCTCCGCCATGGCCGCGTGCGGAAACGCGGTCTGGGGCTGGTACGAGGTGGTGCTCGGCCGTGAGGTGCCGAGCCCGTCCCTCGCCGATCTCTTCTTCCTCTGCTTCGCGCCACCCGCCATCATCGGGCTGCTCGTCCTCGCCAAGCGCCCGGTCACCCGGGCCGGCTGGGTCTGCCTCGCCCTCGACTCCTGGCTGATCGGCGGCTCCCTGCTGACGCTCTCCTGGAGCCTCGCGCTGGCCCACACGGCGCACTCCCAGGGGGAGAGCGTGGCCGAGGCGGCGCTGTCGCTCGCCTATCCGCTGCTGGACATCGTCCTCGTCAGCATGGTCCTCGCCCTGCACTTCCGGCGGTCGAACGCCAACCGGCCGGCGATCAACACCGCGATCGCCGCACTCGCCCTGACCGTCCTGTGCGACGCCCTGTTCACCTCACCACTGCTCCGCGAGAGCTACCGCTCGGGGCAGCTGCTCGACGCGGGCTGGTTCGCCGGCTCGCTCCTCCTCGCCTACGCGCCCTGGGGCGTGCGCCGGCAGGAGCCGGTCCCCGCGCTTCCGCGCGGCCCCCGCCCTGCCCCCGCCCATCCGGCGTTCAGCCGCCCCATCACCGGCTCGATCGCGGCCCTGACGCCGTATCTGGCAGCAGCCGTCTGCACGCTCGGGATCCTCTACAACGTCATCGAGGGCCGCCGCGTCGACAAGGTGGTCGTCTTCACCGGCTGCACGGTCGTCCTGGCCCTGGTCGTGCGGCAGGGCATCATGCTGCTGGACAACATCGCCCTCACCCATGAACTGGCCCAGAAGGAGAACCACTTCCGCTCCCTGGTGCAGGGCTCCAGCGACGTCATCATGATCGCCGCCCCCACGGGCATACTCCGCTACGTCAGCCCGGCCGCCGCCGGTGTGTACGGGCGGGACGCGGAGGAGCTCGTCGGTGCCGAGCTGGCGTCCCTCATCCACCCCGAGGACCTCGGCCGGGTCGTCCACGAAGTGCGCCGGTTTCTCGCCGCGCCTCCTGCGGAGGAGCCCACGACCCGCATCGAGTGCCGCTTCAGGTCCGGCACCGGCCAGTGGCTCAACGTCGAGTCGACGGTCAACCGCCACCAGGGCGGGCTGATCTTCAACAGCCGGGACGTCACCGAACGGGTGCGTCTGCAGGCCCAGTTGCAGCACAACGCCGAGCACGACCCGCTCACCGACCTGCCCAACCGGGCGCTGTTCACCGAGCGGGTCCGCCAGGCCCTCGGCGGCCGCCGAGCGGGCGACGCCGGGACGGCGGTGCTCTTCATCGACCTGGACGGCTTCAAGGGGGTGAACGACCGCCTCGGCCACCAGGCCGGCGACGAACTGCTGATCCAGGCCGCCCGCCGCCTCCAGGAGTCCGTGCGGGCCGGTGATACGGCGGCCCGGCTCGGCGGCGACGAGTTCGCCGCCCTCATCATCGGCGACGGCGCCCGGGACCAGTCCGGGCGCGAGTGCCGGGTGCACGACATCGCCGACCGGCTGCGCCTCATGCTCTCCCAGCCGTACCGGGTGGAGGGCAGCGAGGTGCGGGTCGCGGCCTCCATCGGTGTCGCCTTCGCCGAGCCGGGCATCAGCGCCGGCGAGCTGCTGCGCAACGCGGACCTGGCCATGTACCGGGCCAAGGCGGGCGGCAAGGACCGCGTCGAGCTGTACGCGCCCCAGATGCAGGCCGAGGTCGTCCGGCGCACCGAACTGGCCACACGGCTGCGCGCGGCCCTCCACGACGGCGAGTTCGCCCTGCTCCACCAGCCGGTCGTCGATCTCGCCACGGGCCGGATCACCCTTGTCGCGGCCCAGGCCCGGTGGCGCTCCGCGCAGGGCATCCTCTTCACGCCCGCCGAGTTCTTCCGGGTCGCCGACGACAGCGAGCGCACCGCCGAGCTCGGCCGCTGGCTCCTGGAGGAAGCCGTCGAGCAGGCAGCCGAGCGCAGCCGTCTCGGCCACCAGGCCCCGGTCTCGGTCCGGCTCTCCGCACGGCGGCTGCTGGACCGCTCCCTGCCGCTGGGCTCCATCGAGGCGCTGCTCACGCGCCACGGCCTGCCCTCCGGCGCGCTCATGCTGGAGCTCGCCGACAGCGACCCCCGGATCTCCTTCGACGAGCTGGAGCAGCGACTCGTCGCGCTGCGCAGACTCGGCGTACGGATCGCCCTGGACGGCTTCGGCAGCGGCTATGCCGCGATCAACGCGCTGCGGCGGCTCCCCGTCGACGTGCTGAAGCTCGACCGGGGACTGGTCGAGGGGGTCGTGGAGTCGGCCAGGCTGCACAAGATCACCAGTG from Streptomyces sp. FIT100 includes these protein-coding regions:
- a CDS encoding GNAT family N-acetyltransferase, producing the protein MFSIPLGDGAELQNLEPWQSEEFRAHVERAREYAGPWVPFTVTVTDTGTARTFLQNYADKQAADTGRLHGIRLDGTLVGGVLFRIFDTQNEYCEVGVWLEPSAAGRGLITKAVTHLIDWAVDERGMHRVEWLASSANHRSIGVAKRLGFTLDGVLRESFPWQGVRHDMEVWSVLAPEWRERRAAGRDDHRTARADGSS
- a CDS encoding MMPL family transporter, whose translation is MAAIARWCIRHRLVAVLLWLLALGGASVSATLAGSAYSNDYEIPGTESGRAAQLLQEGFPGQGGADGTVVWHATHGGVRAAAVEKRMVRALDEIARLDGVASVTGPYDASGAEVGSGAGREGASGSGKSSKAAKAAESVKEAKEAKEAKEAKEAKEAKEAKEAKAAKAAKEGKSGKSGKSDEKGEAGTSDSGKDRETASRSTSEPGQTGEPGRISEDGRTAYATVIFDKQTDALPVSQVQAVVDTAKSAGNDTLRVELGGSAVALTEAPSGHAAEIVGVAVAAVVLFLAFGSLAASLLPIATALVGVGTAYAGIALLGHVMDVADFAPMLGLLIGLGVGIDYALFIVTRHRKGLRRGLTVAEAAEEAVATTGRAVVFAGATVCIALLGMLILRLSFLNGVAIAACLTVVLTVAASVTLLPALLSLIGMRALSRPERRRLARRGPRPELPTGFAARWSAFVEHHPKALGAVAAVVMLVLAVPTLSLHLGTSDQGNGPASSTTRAAYDLIAEGFGPGVNGPLALVAELDGADDRLALDGLPATLRDTSGIASVGPVTYNGSTDTAVLTVVPESSPQSERTSALVDRLRETVLPAAESGTSLEVHVGGVTAGYDDFAEVIVGKLPLFAGVVIALGSLLLLLAFRSVGIPLKAALMNVAAVASAFGVVVAIFQWGWGSELLGLGSAGPIEPFLPVIMISVLFGLSMDYQVFLVSRMYEEWLETGDNRRAVRVGLAETSRVINSAAIIMISVFLAFVLSGDRVIAMFGIGLAAAVALDAFVLRTLLVPALMHLLGGANWWLPGWLDRRLPRISIETPANRESPRARIPDMRMSEDSPLAR
- a CDS encoding DUF6191 domain-containing protein gives rise to the protein MIEDLFAPSRKHTEDERNRLQLTRVDVGDGDPGHGEIDLASGKVVIRTRRPEPEAPGV
- a CDS encoding helix-turn-helix transcriptional regulator, whose product is MTTGPISGAAASDGCAMLNGVETRSVSPVFVGRAGELTVLADALSRATAGEPQAFLVAGEAGVGKTRLIEEFRDEACGKDAVVALGGCVEIGADGLPFAPFSTALRSLRRSLPDEFAAAAAGREEELARLLPDLGGAARRQDRHDEEAMARLFELTVRLLERLAADRTVVLVLEDLHWADASTRHLLAYLFRTLRRGRLVVIATYRADDIHRRHPLRPLLAELDRLRTVQRIELPRFSRDEVARQMAGILATEPAPSLVDDIFERSDGNAFFVEELSVASYEGCCTGLTDSLRDLLLVRVEGLPEHAQRVARIVAEGGSTVEYPLLAAVVGLGEDELIEALRAAVGANILLATPDGDGYRFRHSLVREAVSDDLLPGERSRLNRRYAEALEAGPGLVPADQRAARLASYWYHAHAAAKALPAVLHASVEARRRHAYSEQLRLLERAMELWDDVPEDVRDGLRPVDYAEVYPPCGCDPATTPLRYLDLMAEAAVAGRLCAERDRALKIIKRALRLLEDEKDPLRSAWFWVQRSRLVQTQGRGDGWTELATAQDLVRGLPPSEVHAEVLAGVAGWCMLHEPGPDALAAAERAVEYARMVGAREIEMNARITLGGLMVDAGDVEAGLAEMYEVRDRVRELGVAPVVGRSHVNLPSALEGVGRSAEAVHILEEGLALCRKYGLLDSEAWVWGNLSESLYALGRWDEAAEAAGHAERVGHSAKPRGGGAARLAYLALARGDMDEAARRLADAHDHYGSHDPMPQQSLPLARIAIGVAAGEGRVLDARGELERALGTGLPPGVQRYAWPLLLAAATTEADARGLPTADPGRAEALARIRGAAKTLATPAPVWTAYEQWLRAELLRADRRDTPEDWAAVMDAFATVDRPYDVARVRHRTAESLLAAGERDRAAELLRPAHATAERLGARPLAEAVTQLAQRARLRLTGPDPAAAPAAVPAPAEELGLTPREQDVLRLVAAGRTNRQIAEELYISPKTASVHVSNILAKLGVTGRGEAAALAHRLRLFPVTA